A genomic segment from Alkalilimnicola ehrlichii MLHE-1 encodes:
- a CDS encoding FkbM family methyltransferase, translating into MPKHSAPIQTYRAIAQALNAGDIHGARILCDKALERNSSDGCVLTLHARLLWQEGRPEEALSASREALDQGGEGAADAAAIHAQFLLELNHTDDALGFLRRAAEKAPEHRRLQALLAQALVKANRREQARDILVELIKTQPDADTLNSLGHVLFDLGDGEAGFQQLQLAGVLEPGNHVLWSNILMMAHYLPSQSARDLRKLHARWYANCAAHLETERHFERDRDPERPLRIGFISNGFHSHPAGWLSFGAINTLARYFDHTLHLYSTAPPRPKDFLSHRFQNMTGHWCQMVHWSQEAIHAQLLKDRLDILVDMTGHSGYSALSAIARRAAPVQVKWVGGLFNTSAVPTIDYLLTDWMETPEGVEEFYTEKLIRLPTGYVTYAPPPYLPDIAPLPAKENGYITFACMNNLHKVNREIAGVWAGILKAVPDSRLLIKDKKLSDPGARKQLWHMLVEAGVPDTRLILEEGAPHRYLLETYHRVDIALDPWPYSGGLTTIEGLYMGVPVITCPGPTFAGRHAASHLHNSGLDQFIAADFHDYKQIAVETAGDIEKLEALRAGLRKQCQNSPLGNHAQFATNLDRAFRTIWRRWCADAQPAHLHFSKPARIPSHITARMKAELQDRDSQRAGNSRTAPRFRLAGLEAAAIQQPNDRDETNGDVAPTLPSEAVKATVTGPDNQSRSLLIPKGETFRLKNIFEEEEYALPAGFHISPEMVVVDVGANIGAFALYADLWSPHCIVHCFEPNPQVLPLLERNKQEARGTIQIHPFALSDEDGELTLWQHPRNTGETSLARRSDGATQVQVPVRNALDALTAAGVDHIDVLKIDTEGSEVPVVQTLVPFLPKVSIVMLEYHSEADRRALDRLLSDFQLYDCTVMGASGVGTVKYFNNALKQSKV; encoded by the coding sequence ATGCCCAAACATTCAGCTCCCATCCAGACGTACCGCGCCATCGCCCAAGCACTCAATGCCGGAGATATCCACGGGGCACGGATCCTCTGCGATAAGGCCCTTGAGCGCAACAGCAGCGACGGCTGCGTGCTCACCCTGCACGCCCGCCTCCTCTGGCAAGAGGGACGGCCCGAAGAGGCGCTCTCAGCGTCAAGGGAGGCATTGGATCAAGGGGGGGAAGGCGCAGCCGATGCGGCCGCGATTCACGCACAATTCCTCCTGGAACTCAACCACACCGACGACGCCCTCGGGTTCCTCCGCCGGGCGGCGGAGAAGGCCCCTGAGCACCGTCGCTTGCAAGCCCTCCTCGCGCAGGCCCTGGTCAAGGCCAACCGCCGCGAACAGGCGCGCGACATCCTTGTGGAGCTGATCAAGACGCAACCCGACGCCGATACCTTAAACAGCCTGGGGCACGTCCTGTTCGACCTTGGTGACGGTGAGGCCGGGTTTCAGCAGTTGCAGTTGGCCGGGGTGCTTGAGCCAGGAAATCATGTCCTCTGGTCTAACATACTGATGATGGCCCACTACCTGCCATCTCAAAGTGCCAGGGACCTACGCAAACTGCATGCGCGCTGGTACGCAAACTGCGCCGCCCATCTAGAGACAGAACGCCATTTCGAGCGGGATCGCGACCCGGAGCGCCCACTGCGCATCGGTTTCATTTCCAATGGGTTCCACTCGCATCCCGCCGGCTGGCTCAGCTTCGGTGCGATCAATACCCTTGCCCGGTATTTTGATCACACGCTGCATCTCTACTCCACTGCACCACCCCGACCCAAGGACTTCCTATCACACCGCTTCCAGAACATGACCGGCCACTGGTGCCAAATGGTCCATTGGTCGCAAGAGGCCATCCATGCGCAACTGTTGAAGGACCGACTCGACATCCTGGTGGACATGACCGGACACAGTGGGTATTCGGCACTGTCCGCCATAGCGAGAAGGGCCGCCCCGGTTCAAGTCAAATGGGTCGGCGGGCTCTTCAACACCTCAGCAGTGCCAACCATCGATTACCTGCTCACCGATTGGATGGAGACCCCGGAAGGGGTCGAAGAGTTTTATACCGAAAAGCTGATCCGGCTGCCAACGGGGTATGTCACCTATGCCCCACCCCCTTACCTGCCGGACATCGCCCCATTACCCGCAAAGGAGAATGGGTACATCACATTCGCGTGCATGAACAACCTGCATAAGGTCAACCGGGAAATCGCCGGCGTCTGGGCAGGGATCCTGAAAGCAGTTCCGGACAGCCGCCTGCTTATCAAGGACAAGAAGCTATCCGACCCCGGCGCCCGGAAGCAGCTTTGGCACATGCTGGTGGAGGCGGGGGTTCCGGACACAAGGCTGATCCTGGAGGAGGGAGCGCCCCACCGGTACCTGCTAGAGACCTATCATCGGGTGGACATCGCCCTTGACCCCTGGCCTTATTCCGGCGGGTTGACGACTATTGAGGGGTTATACATGGGGGTGCCGGTGATCACGTGCCCCGGACCAACTTTTGCGGGCCGTCATGCCGCCAGTCACCTTCACAACTCAGGCCTGGACCAGTTCATCGCCGCCGATTTCCACGACTACAAGCAGATCGCCGTTGAGACGGCGGGTGACATCGAAAAGCTGGAAGCACTGCGCGCGGGACTGCGGAAACAGTGCCAGAACTCTCCGCTGGGGAATCACGCCCAATTTGCCACCAACCTGGACCGGGCCTTCCGGACCATCTGGCGGCGGTGGTGCGCCGACGCCCAACCGGCACACCTGCATTTCTCCAAGCCGGCGCGCATCCCGTCCCATATCACGGCCCGAATGAAGGCCGAGTTGCAGGACCGGGATTCGCAACGAGCCGGGAACAGCAGAACGGCACCTCGCTTCAGGCTGGCTGGCTTGGAGGCTGCGGCAATACAGCAGCCCAATGACCGGGATGAAACAAACGGCGATGTCGCACCCACCTTGCCATCGGAAGCAGTCAAAGCCACGGTCACTGGTCCCGACAATCAGTCCCGTTCTTTATTGATCCCCAAGGGGGAAACCTTCCGCCTGAAAAACATCTTCGAAGAGGAGGAGTACGCGCTGCCAGCGGGTTTCCACATATCGCCTGAGATGGTGGTAGTGGATGTCGGTGCGAACATCGGCGCGTTCGCCTTGTACGCGGACCTTTGGTCACCACACTGCATCGTCCATTGTTTCGAGCCCAACCCCCAGGTCCTGCCGCTGCTCGAGCGCAATAAACAGGAAGCGCGGGGCACCATCCAGATCCATCCGTTCGCACTGTCCGACGAAGATGGCGAGCTGACCCTTTGGCAGCACCCCAGGAACACGGGGGAGACCTCACTGGCGAGACGCTCGGATGGCGCGACCCAAGTCCAAGTGCCCGTCCGAAACGCGCTGGATGCGCTGACCGCGGCGGGAGTGGATCATATCGATGTCCTGAAGATCGATACCGAAGGTTCAGAGGTCCCCGTTGTGCAGACACTCGTACCGTTTCTGCCGAAAGTATCGATCGTCATGCTCGAATACCACAGCGAGGCCGACCGACGAGCACTGGACCGTCTGCTCTCCGATTTTCAGCTTTATGACTGCACCGTAATGGGTGCCAGCGGCGTGGGAACCGTCAAATATTTCAACAACGCCCTGAAGCAGAGTAAAGTGTAA
- a CDS encoding flagellin N-terminal helical domain-containing protein, which translates to MAQVINTNIASLNAQRNLNASQNQLNVSLERLSSGLRINSAKDDAAGLAISERFTAQINGNNQAVRNANDGISLSQTAEGALEEIGNIGQRIRELAVQAANDTNSASDRQALNNEVQQLIAEAGRIAQATQFNDQNVLDGSLEEILFQVGANRGQTISVDGVDARSDQLGAQLFAGDDIDFTELVDNANATTASFNITDDLTINGEAVDLSGIEAEDGFADVDDIVAAINAVSGDTGVEADRALEVEATIDASGHTASNTGLAFSLNGVDITVDGTASQTEAATRLADAINEAGVSGVSAQIDPDDDTQVVLSGDGADLQFTQGADSQGITFVDGADLGANEDDIAGFARAIELTGQLGESVDVQGTDVGNLGLDNLGDGEEKTLASVDISTRDNASDAIRSMDFVLAQVNSLRADLGAVQNRFESTVANLSVTSENLEASRSRILDADFAAETAALTRSQILQQAGTSVLAQANQLPNNVLALLQ; encoded by the coding sequence ATGGCACAGGTAATCAACACCAACATCGCTTCTCTTAATGCGCAGCGGAATCTGAACGCATCGCAGAACCAACTGAATGTGTCGCTGGAGCGGCTCTCGTCCGGGCTGAGGATCAACAGCGCCAAGGATGATGCCGCGGGTCTCGCCATCTCCGAGCGATTCACCGCTCAGATCAACGGCAACAACCAAGCGGTCCGGAACGCCAACGATGGCATCTCCCTCTCTCAGACCGCCGAAGGGGCCTTGGAAGAGATCGGGAACATCGGGCAGCGCATTCGTGAGCTGGCCGTCCAGGCAGCCAATGACACCAACTCCGCGTCGGACCGCCAGGCGTTGAACAACGAGGTCCAGCAGCTGATTGCGGAGGCCGGGCGTATCGCCCAGGCGACCCAGTTCAACGATCAGAACGTGTTGGACGGCAGCCTGGAGGAGATCCTGTTCCAAGTGGGTGCCAATCGTGGTCAAACCATTTCGGTGGATGGCGTGGATGCCCGCAGTGACCAACTGGGTGCCCAGCTCTTTGCCGGTGATGACATTGACTTCACGGAACTGGTGGATAACGCGAATGCCACCACCGCGAGCTTTAACATCACCGATGATCTGACCATCAACGGTGAAGCGGTGGATCTGTCCGGCATCGAGGCCGAGGACGGTTTCGCGGATGTGGATGACATCGTTGCTGCGATCAACGCCGTCTCTGGTGATACCGGCGTCGAGGCCGATAGGGCGCTGGAGGTCGAAGCCACCATTGATGCCAGTGGGCACACTGCCAGTAATACCGGGCTGGCCTTCTCGCTCAATGGGGTTGATATCACCGTGGACGGCACGGCGAGCCAGACCGAGGCCGCTACCAGGCTGGCCGATGCAATCAATGAGGCCGGAGTGAGTGGGGTCAGTGCTCAGATCGATCCGGATGATGACACCCAAGTGGTTCTCAGTGGGGACGGGGCTGATCTCCAATTCACCCAAGGCGCGGATTCGCAGGGGATCACCTTTGTCGACGGGGCCGATCTCGGTGCAAACGAAGATGATATCGCAGGGTTTGCCCGGGCCATTGAGTTGACTGGGCAGCTGGGTGAGTCGGTCGACGTACAGGGTACGGATGTCGGAAACCTGGGTCTGGATAACCTGGGTGACGGGGAGGAGAAAACACTGGCCAGCGTAGATATCTCCACCCGTGATAATGCCTCCGACGCCATCCGGTCCATGGACTTTGTCCTCGCCCAGGTAAACAGCCTTCGGGCCGACCTCGGTGCGGTCCAGAACCGCTTCGAGTCCACGGTCGCCAACCTGTCGGTGACCTCGGAGAACCTGGAGGCCTCCCGCAGCCGGATCCTGGACGCGGACTTCGCCGCTGAGACCGCGGCCCTGACCCGCAGCCAGATCCTGCAGCAGGCTGGCACCTCGGTCCTGGCGCAGGCCAACCAGCTCCCGAACAACGTGCTGGCCCTGCTCCAGTAA
- a CDS encoding flagellar protein FlaG has product MDASMKVSTLNVQPLRPSGGSESQGKVSLAPAGAEAVSAARMGDGAAETARQAEKAAEQVGQAVDRINDFVQVVQRDLEFSVHDDTGRTVVRVFDTNSEELVRQFPADEILALAEQLDRVRGLLVSDQA; this is encoded by the coding sequence ATGGATGCCAGCATGAAGGTGTCTACGCTGAATGTGCAGCCGCTTCGGCCCTCGGGGGGCAGCGAGAGCCAGGGGAAGGTCTCGCTCGCGCCCGCGGGGGCCGAGGCCGTTTCCGCCGCCCGCATGGGCGACGGTGCGGCCGAAACGGCCCGCCAGGCGGAAAAGGCCGCCGAGCAGGTGGGCCAGGCGGTGGATCGGATCAACGACTTCGTGCAGGTCGTCCAGCGCGATCTGGAGTTCAGCGTGCACGACGACACCGGTCGCACCGTGGTGCGGGTGTTTGACACCAACAGCGAGGAGTTGGTGCGCCAGTTCCCCGCCGACGAGATCCTGGCCCTGGCGGAGCAGTTGGATCGGGTCCGGGGGCTGCTGGTCAGCGATCAGGCCTGA
- a CDS encoding flagellar protein FlaG produces the protein MDGNSTVTTPNLDGIRAAVARGREAVSGAGARPATDGAAAPRPASESAPASEPARDPARAEDPRRGTDPTAEEVGEAVDRINEFVQLVQRDLEFSIDEDTGRTVVKVFDSQSEELVRQFPPEEILAIAEHLEELKGLLVREQA, from the coding sequence ATGGATGGCAACAGCACTGTGACAACGCCGAACCTCGACGGGATCCGCGCAGCGGTCGCCCGTGGCCGGGAGGCGGTGTCGGGTGCCGGGGCGCGCCCGGCGACCGATGGCGCTGCGGCGCCGCGACCGGCCTCCGAGTCGGCGCCGGCCTCCGAGCCGGCCCGCGACCCGGCGCGGGCGGAGGACCCGCGGCGGGGCACCGACCCGACCGCCGAGGAGGTGGGCGAGGCGGTGGATCGCATCAACGAGTTCGTGCAACTGGTCCAGCGCGATCTGGAGTTCAGCATCGACGAGGATACGGGTCGGACGGTGGTCAAGGTGTTCGACTCGCAGAGCGAGGAGCTCGTCCGGCAGTTCCCGCCGGAGGAGATCCTGGCCATCGCCGAGCATTTAGAAGAGCTCAAGGGGCTGTTGGTCCGCGAGCAGGCGTAG
- the fliD gene encoding flagellar filament capping protein FliD produces the protein MASISSLGVGSGLDIRDLVDQLVAAERQPGQNRLDRQESRLEAQISGLGRLQQAITDFGGALGNVSAESDFRSVVATSNNESAVSVSAGRDAPPGSYDVNVTQLAQAQRLATNSDLFEDVEDFSAGTTSLGTGSFTIEYQDGSAETFQLEEGADTLQDVRAAINNQSENVRASVVDDGEGPRLVITSRETGDQNAVSAITVDPDDPDSDPLLERLAFDAENLAEPDEDGVRAGDNFSQLRAAQDAELFVDGLRITRPGNEISGVIDGVTLTLSAVDSARINVAEEPGSAASAVSDFVGAYNSLQRTLGELNAFDPESGEAGELKGDSTLRSVQARLRQMISEPLPGAGGPVQTLADLGITTRRDGTLEINDARLDDALSENRLDVIRLFTDEENGLAARLQGAVDEFTGRDSVINSRTESLQDRLAALAPQQERLDRRMDQLEARLIRQFSAMDSMIAQMNQTSEFLDNQLNLLNQQ, from the coding sequence ATGGCAAGTATCAGTTCCCTGGGTGTGGGGTCGGGTCTGGATATCCGCGATCTGGTCGACCAGCTGGTGGCGGCCGAGCGCCAGCCCGGTCAGAACCGGCTGGACCGCCAGGAGTCGCGGCTGGAGGCCCAGATCTCCGGGCTGGGCCGGCTGCAGCAGGCCATCACCGACTTCGGCGGTGCCCTAGGCAACGTCTCCGCTGAGAGCGACTTCCGCAGCGTGGTGGCCACCAGCAACAACGAGTCGGCGGTCAGCGTCTCCGCCGGCCGCGACGCCCCACCCGGCAGCTACGACGTCAACGTCACTCAACTGGCCCAGGCCCAGCGGCTCGCCACCAATTCGGACCTGTTCGAGGACGTGGAGGACTTCTCGGCGGGCACCACCTCGCTGGGCACCGGCAGCTTCACTATCGAGTACCAGGACGGCAGCGCCGAGACCTTTCAACTGGAGGAAGGGGCTGACACCCTGCAGGACGTGCGCGCCGCCATCAACAACCAGAGCGAGAACGTGCGTGCCTCGGTGGTGGACGACGGCGAGGGCCCGCGGCTGGTGATCACCAGCCGGGAGACCGGCGACCAGAACGCCGTCTCGGCGATCACCGTCGATCCCGACGACCCGGACAGCGACCCGCTGCTGGAGCGGCTGGCATTCGATGCTGAGAACCTGGCCGAGCCGGACGAGGATGGTGTGCGCGCCGGCGACAACTTTTCCCAGTTGCGCGCTGCGCAGGACGCCGAACTGTTCGTGGACGGACTGCGAATCACCCGGCCCGGCAATGAGATCAGCGGCGTGATCGATGGCGTCACCCTCACGCTCAGCGCGGTGGACAGCGCCCGGATCAACGTGGCGGAGGAGCCCGGGTCGGCCGCCTCCGCGGTGAGCGACTTTGTCGGGGCCTACAACAGCCTGCAGCGGACCCTGGGTGAGTTGAACGCCTTCGACCCGGAGTCCGGCGAGGCGGGTGAGCTCAAGGGCGACTCCACCCTCCGCTCGGTGCAGGCCCGCCTGCGCCAAATGATCAGCGAGCCGCTGCCGGGGGCGGGCGGGCCGGTGCAGACCCTCGCGGACCTGGGCATCACCACCCGCCGGGACGGTACCCTGGAGATCAACGACGCCCGGCTGGATGATGCGCTGAGCGAGAACCGGCTGGATGTCATCCGTCTGTTCACGGACGAGGAGAACGGGCTGGCCGCGCGCCTGCAAGGCGCCGTGGATGAGTTCACCGGCCGGGACAGCGTGATCAACAGCCGCACCGAGTCACTGCAGGACCGGCTCGCCGCCCTGGCGCCACAGCAGGAGCGCCTGGACCGGCGGATGGATCAGCTGGAGGCGAGGCTGATCCGCCAGTTTTCCGCCATGGACTCGATGATCGCGCAGATGAACCAGACCAGCGAGTTCCTGGATAACCAGCTTAACCTGTTGAATCAGCAATAG
- the fliS gene encoding flagellar export chaperone FliS, whose protein sequence is MSYAAMNSGIDQYQQVGAYSGAAYADPHRLIEMLLDGGIDRLAQAKGALHQGDRALKSQLIGKAIAIIDGLRGGLDRKAGGELAQNLDELYDYMQRRLVSANARNDEAILDEVSKLLNEIRDAWQAIPAELRDKEAAERAARSGR, encoded by the coding sequence ATGAGCTACGCAGCCATGAACAGCGGAATCGATCAGTATCAGCAGGTGGGGGCCTACAGCGGGGCGGCTTACGCCGATCCGCACCGGCTCATCGAAATGCTGCTCGATGGTGGCATCGACCGGCTCGCCCAGGCCAAGGGAGCACTGCACCAGGGCGATCGCGCCCTCAAGAGCCAGCTTATCGGCAAGGCCATCGCCATTATCGACGGGCTGCGCGGCGGGCTGGACCGCAAGGCCGGCGGCGAGCTGGCGCAGAACCTTGACGAGCTGTATGATTACATGCAGCGACGGCTGGTCTCGGCCAACGCCCGCAACGACGAGGCCATACTCGACGAGGTCTCCAAGCTGCTCAACGAGATCCGCGATGCCTGGCAGGCGATCCCCGCCGAGCTGCGTGACAAGGAGGCGGCGGAGCGCGCCGCACGCTCCGGGCGCTGA
- a CDS encoding flagellar protein FliT → MPLPRDEAMLEAAIELEHLARRRLELARSERWDELVASETRRGELARAIDPSSVHAPDLQQALVTRLRRITDMDDQLRPLLEGRLEELGRTLLDARKGAAGNRAYQRFRGD, encoded by the coding sequence ATGCCCCTGCCCCGCGACGAGGCGATGCTGGAGGCGGCCATCGAGCTGGAGCACCTGGCCCGGCGCCGCCTCGAGCTGGCCCGCTCGGAGCGGTGGGATGAGCTCGTCGCCAGCGAGACCCGACGCGGTGAGTTGGCCCGCGCCATCGATCCTTCCTCTGTCCACGCCCCCGATCTGCAACAGGCCCTGGTGACCCGGCTGCGTCGGATCACCGACATGGACGACCAACTGCGCCCCCTTTTGGAAGGGCGGCTGGAGGAGCTGGGCCGTACCCTCCTCGACGCCCGCAAGGGCGCGGCTGGCAACCGCGCCTACCAACGCTTCCGTGGTGACTGA
- a CDS encoding sigma-54 interaction domain-containing protein: MQVLILDDDGRRANAVEAAVRFLEHEVVRGPADGELAEVLEPNRHYALALIPSEGERERRQAALEVLWQQLPELPVFLISEQGQARGLDAGANVLGTLQLPLRQAQFSAALKQALAQNARSRERRDRPGGRAPRLVGQSRPMQQVSRMIEQVADTEASVLILGESGTGKEVVAQNIHYRSGRADKPFVPINCGAIPGDLLESELFGHEKGAFTGAISARQGRFELAKGGTIFLDEIGDMSMPMQVKLLRVLQERTFERVGSNRTQEADVRVIAATHRDLEESIRNNEFREDLFYRLNVFPIEVPPLRARPSDIPVLIEELVRRIEEEGRGSVRFSASALSCLSQYAWPGNVRELANVVERLAILCAYDAVQVDDLPVRIREAAGVPVDPATAYLPGGGKPTPAASAAHGTAGRDGAGAAVAAACAAEASLVAEAAPAAGPATEDPPDLAAIPAFLRAAEAAEPPAGLSAEAANGGPAGDEAALGTAPVTEPGYTVTGVDWDKGGVDLKAALSRLEQRLIEDALEHADGVVARAAKLLSLRRTTLVEKLRKYDIAR; this comes from the coding sequence GTGCAGGTGCTGATCCTGGACGATGACGGCCGACGCGCGAACGCCGTGGAGGCGGCGGTGCGGTTTCTGGAACATGAGGTGGTGCGGGGGCCTGCCGACGGGGAATTGGCGGAGGTGCTGGAGCCCAACCGCCACTACGCCCTGGCGCTGATCCCCTCGGAGGGTGAGCGCGAACGCCGTCAAGCGGCCCTGGAGGTGCTCTGGCAGCAATTGCCGGAGCTGCCCGTCTTCCTGATCTCCGAACAGGGTCAGGCGCGCGGCCTGGACGCCGGGGCCAATGTCCTCGGCACCCTGCAACTGCCCCTGCGCCAGGCCCAGTTCAGCGCCGCGCTTAAGCAGGCCCTGGCCCAGAACGCGCGCAGCCGTGAGCGGCGCGATCGCCCCGGCGGCCGGGCCCCCCGCCTGGTGGGCCAGAGCCGGCCCATGCAGCAGGTCAGCCGCATGATCGAGCAGGTGGCCGACACTGAGGCCAGCGTGCTGATCCTGGGTGAATCGGGCACCGGCAAGGAGGTGGTGGCGCAGAATATTCACTACCGCTCCGGCCGCGCCGACAAGCCCTTCGTGCCCATCAACTGCGGGGCCATCCCCGGCGATCTGCTGGAATCCGAGCTGTTCGGCCATGAGAAGGGCGCCTTCACCGGCGCCATCAGCGCCCGCCAGGGCCGTTTCGAACTGGCCAAGGGCGGCACCATCTTTCTGGATGAGATCGGCGACATGAGCATGCCCATGCAGGTGAAACTGCTGCGCGTGCTCCAGGAGCGCACCTTCGAGCGGGTGGGCAGCAACCGCACCCAGGAGGCGGACGTGCGGGTGATCGCCGCCACCCACCGCGACCTCGAAGAGAGCATCCGCAACAACGAGTTCCGCGAGGATCTCTTCTACCGGCTGAACGTCTTTCCCATCGAGGTGCCGCCGCTGCGGGCGCGCCCCTCGGATATCCCGGTGCTGATCGAGGAACTGGTGCGCCGGATCGAGGAGGAGGGCCGGGGTTCGGTGCGCTTCAGTGCCTCCGCCCTGTCCTGCTTGAGCCAGTACGCCTGGCCCGGCAACGTGCGTGAGCTGGCCAACGTGGTGGAGCGCCTGGCCATTCTCTGCGCCTACGACGCAGTGCAGGTGGACGACTTGCCGGTGCGTATCCGGGAAGCGGCAGGGGTGCCGGTGGACCCGGCAACGGCTTACCTCCCAGGTGGCGGGAAACCGACACCGGCGGCCAGCGCCGCCCACGGGACCGCCGGCCGCGACGGGGCGGGGGCCGCGGTGGCCGCTGCCTGCGCGGCGGAGGCATCGCTGGTTGCGGAGGCGGCGCCGGCGGCCGGGCCAGCGACGGAAGACCCGCCCGACTTGGCCGCCATCCCCGCCTTCCTGCGTGCGGCCGAGGCGGCGGAACCACCGGCGGGCCTCAGCGCCGAAGCGGCCAACGGCGGGCCGGCGGGCGACGAAGCAGCGCTCGGTACGGCCCCTGTCACCGAGCCCGGCTATACCGTAACCGGGGTCGATTGGGATAAGGGCGGGGTCGACCTCAAGGCGGCCCTGTCGCGGTTGGAGCAGCGACTGATCGAGGACGCCCTGGAGCACGCCGACGGCGTCGTGGCCCGGGCCGCGAAGCTACTCAGCCTGCGCCGCACCACCCTGGTGGAGAAGCTGCGCAAGTACGACATCGCCCGCTGA
- a CDS encoding sigma-54-dependent transcriptional regulator, which translates to MSQPSVLIVTTDQEFSRRRCLLLREAGFQPIGVSDYTHAQRLLERRSLALVIVQGGAGACQWRQLAQLPSAPPLVLLAPRPSVEEAKQALRAGAAEYLAEGCSSLELVNTVRRLVGREQDLVARDPRSREVYRMARRVAQKDVSVLITGESGTGKEMLARHIHEHSGRADGPFVAVNCAAIPEQMIEAVLFGFEKGAFTGAHRSHAGKFEQAQGGTLLLDEVSEIDTGLQAKLLRVLQEREIERLCGSESIPLDVRVLASSNRDLREQVAAGRFREDLYYRLHVFPLHLPPLRERLDDVLPLAEAFIAKHAGLGPEGARLDDAARSRLLGHDWPGNVRELENVIQRAMILADEARISADDLVIEPVPAAPARQAAPVQGGANEPAAPADRGNGDGRPKDGASPTLGDNLREREFRLIMDTLRACRGNRKQAAEQLGISDRTLRYRVARLRKEGFHVPSKAGAEYAYGQA; encoded by the coding sequence ATGTCGCAACCCAGTGTGCTCATCGTGACCACGGACCAGGAGTTCAGCCGGCGCCGCTGCCTGCTCCTGCGCGAGGCCGGGTTCCAGCCCATCGGCGTTTCCGACTACACCCACGCCCAGCGGCTGCTGGAGCGGCGCAGCCTGGCGCTGGTGATCGTGCAGGGGGGTGCCGGGGCCTGCCAGTGGCGGCAGCTCGCCCAGTTGCCCTCGGCGCCGCCGCTGGTGCTGCTGGCCCCCCGGCCTTCGGTGGAGGAGGCCAAGCAGGCGCTGCGTGCCGGTGCCGCCGAGTACCTGGCCGAGGGCTGCTCCTCCCTGGAGCTGGTCAACACGGTGCGCCGGCTGGTCGGGCGCGAGCAGGACCTGGTGGCCCGCGACCCCCGTTCCCGCGAGGTCTACCGCATGGCCCGACGGGTGGCCCAGAAGGACGTGAGCGTGCTGATTACCGGCGAGTCGGGCACCGGCAAGGAGATGCTGGCCCGGCACATCCATGAGCACTCCGGGCGCGCCGATGGGCCCTTTGTGGCGGTCAATTGCGCGGCCATCCCCGAACAGATGATCGAGGCGGTGCTGTTCGGATTCGAGAAGGGGGCCTTCACCGGCGCCCACCGCAGCCACGCCGGTAAATTCGAGCAGGCCCAGGGGGGCACGCTGCTGTTGGACGAGGTCTCGGAGATTGATACCGGGCTGCAGGCCAAGCTCCTGCGGGTGCTGCAGGAGCGGGAGATCGAGCGCCTCTGCGGCAGCGAGAGCATCCCGCTGGACGTCCGGGTGCTGGCCAGCAGCAACCGCGACCTGCGTGAACAGGTGGCCGCCGGCCGCTTCCGCGAGGACCTCTACTACCGGCTTCACGTCTTCCCGCTGCACCTGCCGCCACTGCGTGAGCGCCTGGACGATGTGTTGCCGCTGGCGGAGGCCTTCATCGCCAAACACGCCGGATTGGGCCCCGAGGGTGCCCGGCTGGACGACGCCGCCCGCAGCCGCCTGCTGGGTCACGACTGGCCCGGCAATGTGCGCGAGCTGGAGAACGTCATCCAGCGCGCCATGATCCTGGCGGACGAGGCCCGGATCAGCGCCGACGACCTGGTGATCGAACCGGTGCCGGCCGCCCCCGCCCGCCAGGCCGCCCCGGTGCAGGGGGGCGCCAATGAGCCGGCGGCACCCGCGGACAGGGGGAACGGCGATGGCCGGCCGAAGGATGGGGCCTCCCCCACCCTGGGCGATAACCTGCGCGAGCGGGAGTTCCGCCTGATCATGGACACCCTCCGGGCCTGCCGTGGCAACCGTAAGCAGGCCGCGGAGCAGCTGGGCATCTCCGATCGCACCCTGCGTTACCGGGTGGCCCGGTTGCGCAAGGAGGGCTTTCACGTGCCCTCGAAGGCGGGCGCGGAATATGCGTACGGCCAGGCGTGA
- the fliE gene encoding flagellar hook-basal body complex protein FliE, with the protein MKVDNSFQINQALQQLREVAAQAGNEPVSGRGEAPGADFTRLMREALENVNGLQQTSSAMTDAVARGEEVNLTEVMVATQKSRVAFEALKETRNRLLEAYQEVSNMQV; encoded by the coding sequence ATGAAGGTCGACAACAGCTTTCAGATCAACCAGGCCCTGCAGCAACTGCGCGAGGTAGCGGCCCAGGCCGGGAACGAACCGGTATCGGGTCGCGGCGAGGCGCCCGGTGCCGACTTTACCCGCCTGATGCGCGAGGCACTGGAGAACGTGAACGGACTGCAGCAGACCTCCAGCGCCATGACCGACGCGGTCGCCCGGGGCGAGGAGGTGAACCTCACCGAGGTGATGGTCGCGACGCAGAAATCGCGGGTGGCCTTCGAGGCCCTCAAGGAGACCCGCAACCGCCTGCTGGAGGCCTATCAGGAGGTCTCCAACATGCAGGTCTAG